A single region of the Colius striatus isolate bColStr4 unplaced genomic scaffold, bColStr4.1.hap1 scaffold_48, whole genome shotgun sequence genome encodes:
- the LOC133629501 gene encoding basic proline-rich protein-like, producing the protein MLRCSLSPTLRHAATTRYPAGGREEAPEPTPPPLPRGRETRPGVSEALLHFYLFFLAPRPAGSGNSASEPAASVTRRAPSPRTGRLRAAPRGGRRRGRAAAGRDPALPAARQGDIRNGGPATAQRFSPPHRAHAAARDAPRPLPPSGRTPRPAGRTAAASSPLLGRPQAGSRRRRPRTLLPALPSAAPVGPGPRRPAGRSPPIRRRQGAGRPLASGCRSGPAAAARPLPRPRAAVPAAPGPAPRSAPGTGSVPSPVPPLRLPSSSVFDVRPLPAAPFPAPRPRGGAAAQVLTAAPLEGSGGGGGAERRPREKKVRTRKYTRHAAARSAGKHPRPSTTMRGRFASAPPQRNFSLRPRKETRPPAPSPQPRRDTGPRTPRQVRRRRRGETRGGGEVKGARLPPARYGGRAKRGCAGGCLPEPAGRMERRRWREASRSGRRARAVAHAEERSKAARPSGRGGAGPPPARPPGAAFPRSVPSAPSARPPGAAFPRSARPPGAAFARSAPSAQPPQRRPTPGSRLPTLSPLRAARTIPGSLLPTLSPLSAARPPATPSGQPPQRRPPSRRRLHPSGLCLSPTPLLPCR; encoded by the coding sequence ATGCTtcgctgcagcctcagcccaaCACTCCGGCATGCAGCCACCACCCGGTATCCAGCCGGCGGGCGCGAAGAAGCGCCCGAACCGACTCCGCCGCCTCTCCCCCGCGGGCGTGAGACCAGACCAGGCGTTTCGGAGGCACTTCTGCACTTTTATTTGTTCTTCCTCGCCCCGCGTCCCGCCGGCAGCGGTAACTCCGCGTCAGAGCCGGCCGCGAGCGTTACCCGGCGAGCCCCCTCCCCCCGCACGGGCCGTCTCCGCGCAGCCCCGCGGGGCGgccgccggcggggccgggcagcgGCCGGGCGCGACCCCGCGCTCCCCGCGGCGCGGCAGGGAGACATTCGAAATGGCGGCCCCGCCACGGCGCAGCGTTTCAGCCCCCCGCACCGCGCACACGCCGCCGCGCGCGACGCCCCGCGCCCCCTCCCACCGAGCGGTCGGACCCCGCGCCCTGCGGGGCGCACCGCCGCCGCATCCTCCCCGCTCCTCGGCCGCCCTCAGGCCGGGTCCCGGCGCCGCCGTCCGCGCACTTTGCTGCCGGCCTTGCCTTCCGCCGCGCCGGTCGGTCCCGGCCCGCGGCGCCCGGCCGGGCGCTCCCCGCCAATCCGGCGGCGGCAGGGCGCGGGCCGCCCCCTGGCGTCGGGCTGCCGcagcggccccgcggccgccgcccgcccgttACCTCGCCCCCGGGCGGCGGTGCCGGCGGCTCCCGGCCCCGCACCCCGCTCGGCGCCGGGGACAGGCTCCGTCCCTTCGCCCGTCCCTCCGCTACGGCTGCCGTCGTCGTCCGTGTTTGACGTgcggccgctgcccgccgcacccttccccgccccccgccctcGAGGGGGAGCCGCGGCTCAGGTGCTGACAGCGGCTCCCCTCGAAGGCAGCGGCGGAGGAGGGGGCGCGGAGCGGCGGccgagggaaaaaaaggtgcgAACCCGGAAGTACACCCGCCACGCCGCCGCCCGCAGCGCAGGGAAACACCCGCGCCCGAGCACAACAATGCGGGGCCGCTTCGCCTCCGCTCCGCCCCAGCGCAACTTTTCGCTCCGGCCTCGGAAAGAAACCCGCCCGCCcgctccctccccacagccgCGGCGGGACACGGGCCCGCGCACGCCCCGGCAGGTGCGGCGCCGGCGGCGAGGCGAGACCCGCGGCGGAGGAGAGGTGAAGGGAGCTCGCTTACCTCCCGCGCGCTATGGTGGCCGGGCTAAGCGGGGCTGCGCCGGCGGCTGCCTTCCTGAGCCCGCCGGGAGGATGGAACggaggaggtggagagaggCGAGCCGCAGCGGCAGGAGGGCTCGGGCGGTCGCTCACGCCGAGGAACGCTCGAAGGCAGCGCGACCCAgcgggcggggaggggcggggccgccgcccgcccgacCCCCGGGAGCCGCCTTCCCGCGCTCAGTCCCCTCAGCACCGTCCGCCCGACCCCCGGGAGCCGCCTTCCCGCGCTCAGCCCGACCCCCGGGAGCCGCCTTCGCGCGCTCAGCCCCCTCAGCGCAGCCCCCTCAGCGCCGCCCGACCCCCGGGAGCCGCCTGCCCACGCTTAGCCCCCTCAGAGCCGCCCGCACGATCCCCGGGAGCCTCCTGCCCACGCTTAGCCCCCTcagcgccgcccgcccgccggcAACCCCCTCAGGGCAGCCCCCTCAGCGCCGCCCACCCTCCCGGCGCCGCCTTCACCCGTCTGGGCTTTGTCTTTCGCCGACGCCCCTCCTGCCGTGCCGGTAG